CGGGCAAGGCGGTGGAGCGGATCAGCAACTCGGTGCTGGACGAGTTGGTGGTGACCGATACCATTCCGTTGCGCGAGGACGCGCAGAAGTGTGCCAAGATCCGCCAGCTGACGGTGGCGGGGCTGCTGGCGGAGACCATGTTGCGCATCAGCAACGAGGACTCGGTCAGCTCGCTGTTCATGGAGTGAATGGTAAATGGTGAATGGCGGGCGGTGAGGGAGTTGCGATTGGCCATTCACCATTTACGATTTACTAACCGTTGCCTGGTCGCGGGCAATATTGACGGGAGAGCGCAATGAAAATCGAAGTGAGCGCGAAAACGCGCAACGTGCAGGGTACGGGTGCGAGCCGCCGCCTGCGCCGTTCCGGCTGGGTGCCGGGGATCCTCTACGGGGGTAAGGAGCCTGCCCTGCCGATTCAGGTGGAGCACCTGGCGTTGATGAACAACCTGAAGCACGAGGCCTTCCATTCGTCGATTCTGACCATGGACCTGGAAGGCAGGAAAGAGCAGGTGTTGTTGCGGGACGTGCAGATGCACCCCTTCAAAAAGCAGGTGCTGCACGTGGACTTCCAGCGCGTGGCGCAGGACCAGAAGATCCACATCAAGGTGCCGCTGCACTTCGTGAACGGCGAGAATGCCCCGGGTGTCAAGCTTTCGGGCGGCATCATCAGCCACGTCATGACGGAGGTCGACGTCATGTGCCTGCCGAAGGACCTGCCCGAGTACATCGAAGTGGACTTAAGCCACATGAACGTGGGCCATTCGCTGCACTTGGCGGACATCAAGCTGCCCCCAGGGGTCGAGGCAGTAGCGCTGCACAAGGGGGACAACCCGGTGGTGGCCACCATCCTGGTTCCCCGGGGCGCTGCTGAGGAAGAAGCTGTCGAGGGAGCCCCGGCCGCGGCGGAGGTGCCGCTGGTGGGCGGAGAAAAGAAAGAGGAGAAGGGGTCCTGATGGCCGGCTGACCAGCAGCCGTCTGCGGAGCCCGCCATGGACCGGATCGATGCGGCGTGGCGGGTTTTTTGTTGCCCTGACTGGGAAGG
The sequence above is a segment of the Pelomicrobium methylotrophicum genome. Coding sequences within it:
- a CDS encoding 50S ribosomal protein L25/general stress protein Ctc, which encodes MKIEVSAKTRNVQGTGASRRLRRSGWVPGILYGGKEPALPIQVEHLALMNNLKHEAFHSSILTMDLEGRKEQVLLRDVQMHPFKKQVLHVDFQRVAQDQKIHIKVPLHFVNGENAPGVKLSGGIISHVMTEVDVMCLPKDLPEYIEVDLSHMNVGHSLHLADIKLPPGVEAVALHKGDNPVVATILVPRGAAEEEAVEGAPAAAEVPLVGGEKKEEKGS